The DNA segment GAGAAGCTCATCTGCATGAAGTGTAACGCCCGGAACTCCCCGGGCGCAGACCGCTGTCGCAAGTGCGGCTACGGAAACCTCCGTCCGAAGGCGAAAGAACCGCGCGCCGCCTGACAGGGGCCGCCTTCTCGACTATATCCAGTGCGCCCCCGAGCGACGGCGTCGTGATGTGAATTCGTGGTTCGCCGACCGCCGAGGTGTTAGTACCTGCCACGGTGTACGACGCCCCGGGGTCACCCGAGGAGGATCACGGCGACCGGGAGACCGACGACGAAACACAGGAGCAGTCCGACGATGATGCCGACCTGACGCATCGACGGATCGGCGGAGTCGTGCGGCGTGGCCACCTCCCGGTAGGCGAGCGCGCCGAGGAGCAAGATCCAGCTCACCGGAACCAGG comes from the Halovivax cerinus genome and includes:
- a CDS encoding 50S ribosomal protein L40e gives rise to the protein MASFDAAESRTLEKLICMKCNARNSPGADRCRKCGYGNLRPKAKEPRAA